One genomic window of Cheilinus undulatus linkage group 7, ASM1832078v1, whole genome shotgun sequence includes the following:
- the fam174c gene encoding protein FAM174C isoform X2 has translation MTFRGLLSVVLVPVCWLLVSLAKDVPETTAAAGSTVAPRPALTNSSGVNSTKSSPKGPFDGLNVDSSMIQRALYVLIGITMIGVLYFLIRAVRLKRPAPRKKYGLLSNYDDSVEMDGMESEEDDTLYEARSLRR, from the exons ATGACTTTTCGCGGACTTCTCTCAGTGGTTCTGGTTCCGGTATGCTGGCTGTTGGTGTCCCTGGCGAAGGATGTTCCAGAGACCACTGCCGCCGCTGGCAGCACCGTGGCGCCCAGACCCGCGTTGACGAACTCCAGCGGGGTGAACTCGACAAAGAGCAGCCCCAAAGGGCCGTTTGACGGCCTAAACGTGGACAGCTCCATGATCCAGCGGGCCCTGTACGTCCTCATCGGCATCACCATGATCGGAGTGCTCTACTTCCTCATCCGAGCTGTGCG GCTGAAGCGGCCGGCGCCGAGGAAGAAGTACGGTCTGCTGTCCAACTATGATGACTCTGTGGAGATGGACGGGATGGAGAGCGAGGAGGACGACACACTGTATGAAGCTCGCAGCCTTCGCAGGTAA
- the fam174c gene encoding protein FAM174C isoform X1, producing the protein MTFRGLLSVVLVPVCWLLVSLAKDVPETTAAAGSTVAPRPALTNSSGVNSTKSSPKGPFDGLNVDSSMIQRALYVLIGITMIGVLYFLIRAVRLKRPAPRKKYGLLSNYDDSVEMDGMESEEDDTLYEARSLRR; encoded by the exons ATGACTTTTCGCGGACTTCTCTCAGTGGTTCTGGTTCCGGTATGCTGGCTGTTGGTGTCCCTGGCGAAGGATGTTCCAGAGACCACTGCCGCCGCTGGCAGCACCGTGGCGCCCAGACCCGCGTTGACGAACTCCAGCGGGGTGAACTCGACAAAGAGCAGCCCCAAAGGGCCGTTTGACGGCCTAAACGTGGACAGCTCCATGATCCAGCGGGCCCTGTACGTCCTCATCGGCATCACCATGATCGGAGTGCTCTACTTCCTCATCCGAGCTGTGCG GCTGAAGCGGCCGGCGCCGAGGAAGAAGTACGGTCTGCTGTCCAACTATGATGACTCTGTGGAGATGGACGGGATGGAGAGCGAGGAGGACGACACACTGTATGAAGCTCGCAGCCTTCGCAG ATGA